The genomic DNA GGCTCGATTCCAGTCGGCGTCGCCGGAGCCGCCGACTCGGCGCTCGGCGATGAAGTTCACCAGCATCCGCCCGGTGGGATCCGCCGCGGACAGCGGGTACGCGACGAACTTCTGCTCGCCGTCGCCGGCCATGATCATCGTGCGCCCGTCGAGGAAAGCCGGGATCCGGCTGACCCCGCGCCATAGTGTGAGACCGCTCCATGGCGGGGCGCCCTCGGCCGGGTAGCGTGCAGCGCGGAGCGCGGAGTGGATGCCATCGGCGCCGATGATCAGATCGGCGGTGGCGTCGACGTCGCCGGCATCGGTCGAGAAGCGCGCGGTTTCGGAGCCGTCCGAATTCGAGGCGACGCCGATGAGGCGATGCCCGAGACGGATCGGCTCGGCGAGGCGCGCTTCGGCGAGGTCGCGCAGTGCCAGCTGCAGCCGCCCGCGGTGCACCGAGAGCTGCGGCCAGTGGTACCCGGCCGCGAGGCCGCGCGGCTCGCTCCAGATCGGCTGACCATGGCGGTTGAAGTAGCTGAGCGTGGCCGGCGCGACGCCGAGGTCGGCGATGGTGTCCGCGAGGCCCAGCTCGGTCAGTTCTCGAACGGCATGGGGGAGCAGGTTGATCCCGACGCCAAGGCCGCGGATGGCGGCGCTGCGTTCATACACGGTGACGTCTGTGAGTCCGGCTTCGTGCAGGCTGATCGCCGCGGCGAGTCCGCCGATGCCCGCGCCGACGATGATGATCTTCATCGATCTCTCCCTCTGAGACTCTCTTTCGAGTCACCGGGGTAGTTTTGCAACAAAACTAGTTTTGCGCAAGGGGCCGATCGCGACTCAGTTGCCGGATGCCGTGCGCCGCGCCGAGTCGATGACGAGGTCGACTCCGCGGAGGAACAGATCACGGTCCTGCAGCTCGGACAGCATCAGCGAGTGCTGGGCGATCAGCGGGAACCGACGAGGATCGGCCAGGAGCGGGGCATCCACCCAGGGGTCGCCTTCGTCGGTCTCGCTCGGGTGCTCGGCCCGTGCTCGCGCGATTCCGGCGGCGAGCGAGAGCACGTGAGAGGCGAGAAGGGCGTAGTGCTGCACGAGTTCCGCGCCGTCGAGTCCCGCATGTCGGAAGGCGTCGAGCATGAGCTCGATCGCGGCCAGCTCTCCGGAACCGTGGGTGGTGAGACTCATCGCCTCTGCGCCGATCGCCGGATGCTGGATGTACAGGTCGAGCGTCGAGATGGAGAGCTCGCGCAGGCGCTCCGCCCAATCCTCGGCCGGCGCGTGAACGGCTGCGGCCGCACGGCCGTTGAGTTCGTCGAGGAGCGCGCCCATCAGGGCATCCTTGCTCTGGAAATGGCGGTAGATGGCGGTCGGGTCGGCTCGCAGTCTGGCGCCGAGATCGCGGACCGAGATCGTGGTGACGCCCGGTGTGCTCGCAAGCTCCAAGCCGGCCTCCACGATGAGCGCGCGATCCAGCCGAGCCCGTTTCGGGGTCTGTTCGTGATCGGACACCGCAGGCATGGGCGCCTCCTTTCGTTCGCTTCATCATGTCAGCAGGTGGGCCGCCGGCGTCGAAGAGCGCTCCTTCGAACCTAGGTGCTGTCATTGCTGTGGTCAACAGTGTTGACAATGCCTTGCGAGCCGATTAGCGTGAGCGAAATCACTTCAGAGAAGAGGGAGAGCGATGGCGCTCGAGATCGTGTTTCAGGGCGGTGCGGTGTTCACCGGCACCGGCGAGCCGCTCACCGGCCTGGCCGTGGTGGTCCGCGACGGGCGCATCGCCGCCGTCGTGCCCGAGTCGGCCGTCGAGGGGATCGTCTCGCCGGATGCCGCGCGGATCGACCTGCGGGGCGCTCTGCTCAGCCCCGGTTTCCAGGACGCGCACATTCACCCGGTCGGCGGCGGCATCGAGCTCCTGCAGTGCAACCTCACCGACGCCGAGGATGCCGAGCAGACCGCGGCCATCATCCGCGCGTATGCGGAGGCGAACCCCGATGAGGAGTGGATCCTCGGCGGCGGCTGGGGCATGGACCACTTCCCCGGCGGCAACCCGTCACGCGGCATCCTGGACGAGGCGGCCGGCGGCCGCAAGGTGCTTCTGCAGAGCAGGGACCACCACAGCACGTGGGCGAGCACCGCGGCGATCGAGTACGCCGGCATCACCGCTGAGACGCCGGATCCGGAAGACGGCCGTGTCGTGCGCGAGGCCGATGGCTACCCGGCTGGCACCTTCCACGAGGGAGCTGGCGACCTCTTCGAGGATGTGCGCCCGAAGACCTCACCGGAGCTCGCCTACCGGGGGTTGCTCCGTGCCCAGGACGACCTCATCGCCCTCGGGATCACGGGATGGCAGGATGCCATGGTCGGATCCAGCGTCGCCGGAATCGCCGATCCTCTCACCGCCTACGAGCGAGCGGCCGATGAAGGGACCCTGAAGGTCCATGTCGTCGGTGCTCAGTGGTGGGTGCGCGATCGCGGGATCGAGCAGGTCGAGCACATGGTCGCCCGTCGTGCGCGTATCGAGGCCAGGCATCCGGACCGGCGCCTCGATCTCGCATCGACCAAGATCATGGTCGACGGTGTCGCCGAGAACCAGACCGCCGCGATGCTCACTCCCTACCGTGACGACGCCGGTCACGACACCTGCAACCACGGTCTCAGCTTCATCGACCCAGCCAGGCTGCGCGACTACGTCACGGCGCTGGATGCCGCCGGCCAGCAGGTGCACATGCACGCCCTCGGTGACCGCGCCGTCCGCGAGGCACTGGATGCCCTGCAGGAGGCGCGCGACGGCAACGGCGCGATCGACGGGCGCCACCACCTGGCGCATCTGCAGATCGTCGCCGAAGAGGACATCCCTCGATTTGCCGAGCTCGGTGCGATCGCCAACATCCAGGCGCTGTGGGCAACCCACGAGGACCAGCTCGACGAGCTCACCCTGCCGTTCCTGCAGGACGGGCAGGAAGCCAGGCAGTACCCGTTCGGGGACTTCGCCCGCGCGGGCGTGCGGTTCGCGGCCGGCAGCGACTGGCCGGTCTCCACCGCCGACCCGATCGCCGCGATCCACATCGCGGTGAACCGGGCCTACCCGGAATCCGAGCAGCCGCCGCTGGGTGGAGCGCATCAGTGCCTGGATCTGGCGACCGCGCTCGCCGCCTACACCTCCGGCAGCGCCTACGTGAACCGGCGTGACGACGACACCGGCAGTATCCGCGAGGGATACCTCGCGAACCTCGTCGTGCTCGATCCGAACCCGTTCGACGTTCCGGCATCCGAGCTGTACCGCACCAGGGTCACGTCGACCTGGATCGAGGGGCAGCCCGTCTACACCGCGGAAACCACCACCAGCAGGGAGTCCTGATGAACCGCACGTTCCTCCGCGGCAGCGTCGCCGCAACCGCCGGTATCCTCTCCATCGCGGCCCTCGTCGCCTGCAGCTCCGCTGCATCGAACGGCGCAGGCTCCGACGAGTCCGTCGAGTGGGAGATCACCGCGACGACGGCCGCGCCGAGCGGTGATATCGACTCCTTCACGTTCGCCAGCTACGCCGAGCCGTACTCGCTCGACTACGCCTACGCCTTCGACTATCCGGACAACTCGGTGCTCGCCAACGTCTGCGAGTCGTTGCTGAGGCTGAACCCGGACTACTCGCTCAGCCCAGGCCTCGCGGAGTCGTTCGCTCACCCTGATCCGATGACCTGGGTGTACACGATCCGAGAGGGCGTCACCTTCCATGACGGATCGCCGCTGACCGCGGCCGACGCCGTCGCATCGATGAACAGGCACCTCGATCCCGAGGTCGGATCGTTCTGGTACTCGGTCTACCAGAACGTCGCATCCATCGTGCAGACCGGCGACCGCGAAGTGACCGTGACGATGACCGGGCCGGACGCGCAGTTCAACCTCGGCATGGGCGGGTCTGCGGGCGTCATCGAATCGGCGGCCACTCTCGCCGAGAAGGGCGCCGATTACGGCAACTCCACCGGCGGTGTGAACTGCACAGGGCCGTTCGCGCTCGACCGCTGGGAGTCCGGCGAGTCGATCACCCTCACCCGCAACGACGACTACTGGGATGAAGACCTCAAGGCGCGCTCCGGTGAGGTCGAGTTCGTCTTCATCAACGACGCCACGGCGCGGGTCAACGCGCTCAAGTCCGGCAGCGTCGACGGCTCCTGGATGCTGCCGATGGAGGCGGTGCCCACCCTGCAGGCCGCGGGCAAGGGCGACGTGCTGTTCGGTCTGAACACGGCCGTCGGATCCGTCGTGGTGAGTGATCTCGAGGGTCCGCTCGGCGATGTGCGCGTGCGCAAGGCGCTGCTGCTCGCGATGGACCGGGACGGCATCCTCCAGGCCGCTCTGCGCGGAATCGGTGAGCGGACCGACGTGATGACCACGGAATCCGTCTGGCAGGAGGCATCCGATTCCGCTCGAACGGCGGCCTTCGATGACGTCGCCGATTACGAACAGAACCTCGAGGAGGCGAAGAAGCTGATCGCCGAGGCCGGTGCGGAGGGCGCGGAGCTGACATACGTCACGGCGCCCATCAGCAACGACTTCTCCGTCATCTCGCAGGCCACCGCTGCTGCGGCGAAGTCGATCGGCCTGAACGTCACGGTCGAGACGGTCACCCCGAGCGCCTACTCGACGCTGTTCTCCGATCCCAGCGCACGCGAAGGCGTGGACCTGTTCTACACGAGCTGGTATCTCTCCAGCCCGGATGCGCTGGAGATGTACTCGGTGCTGCGAACCGGCGACTTCAGCAACTACGGCAACTGGTCCGATCCTGAATTCGATGCCCTCGTCAACGAAGCAGCGACGATCGACGACCCGGTCGCGCGCGGCGCGTTGACGGCGAAGGCGCAGCAGATCGCGAACGAGCAGCTGCCCTGGCTGCCGCTGTTCGAAGCGCCGATCTCGCTGTATCTCGGTGAGCGCATCACGGGCGTCCAGCCCTCCGTCGCCTTCCTCTACTACCCCTGGGCAGCAACGATCGGCGCCCGATGACAGCCACCCGCCGTGTCGCCGGGAAGCTCGGGGGGCTGCTGCTGACGCTGTTCCTGGCGTCGCTGCTCGTCTTCTTCTCGCGCTTCCTGGTGCCCGGCGACCCGATCCGGTTCCTGCTCCGCGGGCGCAAGCCCACCGCCGAGGCCGTGGCGGAGGTCACCGCGCAATACGGTCTCGATCTGTCGCCGGGCGAGCAGTACCTGCGCTGGATCCTGGGGGTGCTGCAGGGCGACTTCGGTCGTTCGCTGCAGTACCGCCAGGATGTCACCGCCGTGATCGGGGATCGGCTTCCGGTGACGTTGATGCTGGTCGCGATGGCGGGTGCGATCATCGTGGTGGTCGGTCTCCTCCTCGGCGCGGTCGCTGCCTTGAACCGCGGAAGGGCGGCGGACCGGGCCATCCTGATCGGACTCACCGTGCTCGGTGCGATCCCGTCGTTCGTCGGTGCGATCGTGCTCATCGCGATCTTCTCGGTGCAGCTGGGCTGGTTTCCGTCCTTCGGCTCCGGCGACGGTTTCTTCGACATGGTCCGCCACCTCACGTTGCCGTCGATCGCGTTGGCGATCGTCTTCATCGTGCTCGTCGCCAAAGTGACCAGGTCGGCGATGGTCGACCAGTCGAGC from Microbacterium sp. LWO13-1.2 includes the following:
- a CDS encoding flavin-dependent oxidoreductase, which translates into the protein MKIIIVGAGIGGLAAAISLHEAGLTDVTVYERSAAIRGLGVGINLLPHAVRELTELGLADTIADLGVAPATLSYFNRHGQPIWSEPRGLAAGYHWPQLSVHRGRLQLALRDLAEARLAEPIRLGHRLIGVASNSDGSETARFSTDAGDVDATADLIIGADGIHSALRAARYPAEGAPPWSGLTLWRGVSRIPAFLDGRTMIMAGDGEQKFVAYPLSAADPTGRMLVNFIAERRVGGSGDADWNRAVDPAPIAELFRDWSFDWLDVPATIAAADEMLEYPMVDRDPLPHWTFGRTTLLGDAAHAMYPNGSNGGSQAILDARTLAFHLATADTIDEGLARYEAARRPRMTALLAGTRATGPERVMQLAHERAPQGFGDIDDIIPLSERERIAADYKTAAGFLPTILNERPSLTPAR
- a CDS encoding ABC transporter substrate-binding protein encodes the protein MNRTFLRGSVAATAGILSIAALVACSSAASNGAGSDESVEWEITATTAAPSGDIDSFTFASYAEPYSLDYAYAFDYPDNSVLANVCESLLRLNPDYSLSPGLAESFAHPDPMTWVYTIREGVTFHDGSPLTAADAVASMNRHLDPEVGSFWYSVYQNVASIVQTGDREVTVTMTGPDAQFNLGMGGSAGVIESAATLAEKGADYGNSTGGVNCTGPFALDRWESGESITLTRNDDYWDEDLKARSGEVEFVFINDATARVNALKSGSVDGSWMLPMEAVPTLQAAGKGDVLFGLNTAVGSVVVSDLEGPLGDVRVRKALLLAMDRDGILQAALRGIGERTDVMTTESVWQEASDSARTAAFDDVADYEQNLEEAKKLIAEAGAEGAELTYVTAPISNDFSVISQATAAAAKSIGLNVTVETVTPSAYSTLFSDPSAREGVDLFYTSWYLSSPDALEMYSVLRTGDFSNYGNWSDPEFDALVNEAATIDDPVARGALTAKAQQIANEQLPWLPLFEAPISLYLGERITGVQPSVAFLYYPWAATIGAR
- a CDS encoding helix-turn-helix domain-containing protein yields the protein MPAVSDHEQTPKRARLDRALIVEAGLELASTPGVTTISVRDLGARLRADPTAIYRHFQSKDALMGALLDELNGRAAAAVHAPAEDWAERLRELSISTLDLYIQHPAIGAEAMSLTTHGSGELAAIELMLDAFRHAGLDGAELVQHYALLASHVLSLAAGIARARAEHPSETDEGDPWVDAPLLADPRRFPLIAQHSLMLSELQDRDLFLRGVDLVIDSARRTASGN
- a CDS encoding amidohydrolase produces the protein MALEIVFQGGAVFTGTGEPLTGLAVVVRDGRIAAVVPESAVEGIVSPDAARIDLRGALLSPGFQDAHIHPVGGGIELLQCNLTDAEDAEQTAAIIRAYAEANPDEEWILGGGWGMDHFPGGNPSRGILDEAAGGRKVLLQSRDHHSTWASTAAIEYAGITAETPDPEDGRVVREADGYPAGTFHEGAGDLFEDVRPKTSPELAYRGLLRAQDDLIALGITGWQDAMVGSSVAGIADPLTAYERAADEGTLKVHVVGAQWWVRDRGIEQVEHMVARRARIEARHPDRRLDLASTKIMVDGVAENQTAAMLTPYRDDAGHDTCNHGLSFIDPARLRDYVTALDAAGQQVHMHALGDRAVREALDALQEARDGNGAIDGRHHLAHLQIVAEEDIPRFAELGAIANIQALWATHEDQLDELTLPFLQDGQEARQYPFGDFARAGVRFAAGSDWPVSTADPIAAIHIAVNRAYPESEQPPLGGAHQCLDLATALAAYTSGSAYVNRRDDDTGSIREGYLANLVVLDPNPFDVPASELYRTRVTSTWIEGQPVYTAETTTSRES
- a CDS encoding ABC transporter permease, with the protein product MTATRRVAGKLGGLLLTLFLASLLVFFSRFLVPGDPIRFLLRGRKPTAEAVAEVTAQYGLDLSPGEQYLRWILGVLQGDFGRSLQYRQDVTAVIGDRLPVTLMLVAMAGAIIVVVGLLLGAVAALNRGRAADRAILIGLTVLGAIPSFVGAIVLIAIFSVQLGWFPSFGSGDGFFDMVRHLTLPSIALAIVFIVLVAKVTRSAMVDQSSREHVEVSTSRGVGRWAVVRRHILRNALGPILTVGGVLVAGLIVASSIVEAAFGLSGIGSLLVQSVDRLDFPVVQAIVLLVVGVFVVMNAIVDVLEPWIDPRSAAGTGAR